A stretch of the Bacillus sp. B-jedd genome encodes the following:
- the pdxA gene encoding 4-hydroxythreonine-4-phosphate dehydrogenase PdxA, whose product MGDAAGIGPEIIIKALVIKESYEICRPLVIGDASILARAAGFIGADLKVNSIADPAEAAFQLGTIDCIDLHLLSADIPVGKVSKEAGNAAFRYLEKGISLAKEGKIDAICTAPLNKEALHLGGHLFPGHTEILAELTGTKDFAMMLTAPNLRVIHVTTHVGLLTAVELINPERVYKVIKLADETLKKAGIDNPKIAVCGINPHAGENGLFGNGEEEEKIVPAVDKAVREGINVSGPLPADTLFFRAIRGDFDIVVAMYHDQGHAPIKVLGLEAGVNITVGLPIIRTSVDHGTAFDIAGKGIASEDSLLEALRQAVALAPKQSE is encoded by the coding sequence ATGGGCGATGCTGCCGGTATCGGACCGGAAATAATTATTAAAGCCCTTGTCATTAAGGAATCCTATGAAATTTGCCGTCCACTTGTTATCGGAGATGCATCAATTTTGGCACGGGCCGCCGGCTTTATTGGGGCTGATCTGAAAGTGAATTCAATTGCTGACCCTGCTGAAGCAGCCTTTCAGCTAGGGACGATTGATTGTATCGATTTACACCTGCTCAGTGCCGACATTCCCGTTGGAAAAGTATCCAAGGAAGCTGGTAATGCCGCTTTCAGATACCTCGAAAAAGGAATATCCCTTGCAAAGGAAGGCAAAATTGATGCCATTTGTACTGCCCCTTTGAATAAGGAGGCTCTCCATCTTGGCGGCCACCTTTTTCCTGGGCATACTGAAATCCTTGCTGAATTGACCGGAACGAAAGATTTTGCGATGATGCTGACTGCGCCGAATTTAAGGGTTATTCATGTAACGACACATGTAGGGCTTCTTACAGCGGTTGAGCTCATTAACCCTGAAAGAGTATACAAAGTCATTAAATTGGCTGATGAAACTCTTAAAAAGGCGGGAATTGACAATCCGAAAATCGCAGTCTGCGGCATCAATCCCCATGCAGGTGAGAATGGTTTGTTTGGGAATGGTGAGGAAGAGGAAAAAATCGTCCCGGCGGTTGACAAGGCAGTTCGGGAAGGAATCAACGTTTCCGGGCCGCTTCCGGCTGATACGCTTTTTTTCAGGGCGATAAGGGGCGACTTTGACATCGTCGTGGCAATGTACCATGACCAGGGCCATGCCCCGATTAAGGTCCTCGGCCTTGAGGCGGGGGTCAACATAACTGTTGGGCTGCCGATTATCCGTACCAGCGTCGACCACGGAACTGCCTTTGATATTGCGGGAAAAGGGATAGCGAGTGAGGATAGCCTATTGGAGGCGCTACGGCAAGCCGTCGCTCTTGCCCCAAAACAATCAGAATGA
- a CDS encoding four-carbon acid sugar kinase family protein: MSKIVLIADDLTGACDSGVQFTQKGLISVVSLDGNIPNGQKTEVIIFDTNSRALPKDEAYHAVYKIAEKINSLQYTLLYKKVDSTLRGNLGSEVDALMDRLQLDIAVVAPALPELGRTTEKGIHYLNGIPVSETEIANDPKTPVIESNIVKLLSSQSKREAVLFQKEVFKEGPRAVEAAIKGFVAEKKLLLVFDAARREDLYEVVRNLKDLPFRMAWVGSAGLAEALSPEGRPSLTVATMPEASGRRPVVVVCGSRSGVARRQADYIIEHSKTASVQLMPQALLDERDRKAEIARCQTELKEFLSKGRDVLLHVETGVGVPASRSADIPYIIADTLGEIASDAIQVHRLEGLVMTGGDTAKAIAKKLGVQGMELVGEAERGLPISRLLGMPGLLAVTKAGAFGTDQSLLRALKLLKGDEET; the protein is encoded by the coding sequence ATGAGTAAGATTGTACTTATTGCCGATGATCTTACCGGTGCCTGCGATTCTGGAGTCCAATTTACCCAAAAGGGGCTCATATCGGTTGTTAGCCTGGATGGAAATATACCGAACGGCCAGAAAACCGAGGTTATTATTTTCGATACAAACAGCAGAGCTTTACCGAAAGATGAAGCATATCATGCAGTTTATAAGATTGCTGAAAAAATTAATTCCTTACAGTATACACTTCTTTATAAAAAGGTCGATTCTACGCTTCGCGGCAATCTTGGCAGCGAGGTGGACGCCCTGATGGACAGGCTTCAATTGGACATTGCTGTTGTCGCACCTGCCTTACCAGAGCTTGGCAGGACTACAGAGAAAGGGATTCATTATTTAAACGGGATACCGGTCAGTGAGACAGAAATTGCCAATGATCCGAAAACCCCTGTAATAGAATCAAACATTGTAAAGCTTCTTTCTAGCCAGTCCAAAAGGGAGGCTGTCCTATTTCAAAAAGAAGTTTTTAAGGAAGGGCCTAGAGCGGTTGAAGCGGCTATTAAAGGATTTGTCGCAGAAAAAAAGTTGCTTCTGGTCTTTGATGCGGCCAGACGTGAAGACTTGTATGAAGTAGTAAGAAATCTTAAGGATCTGCCGTTTAGAATGGCTTGGGTTGGATCCGCGGGACTGGCGGAAGCTTTGTCACCAGAAGGCAGACCATCATTAACAGTGGCAACTATGCCGGAAGCTTCAGGAAGAAGACCCGTCGTCGTTGTATGCGGTAGCAGGTCAGGTGTAGCCAGGCGTCAGGCGGATTATATTATAGAACATTCTAAAACCGCATCTGTCCAGCTTATGCCGCAAGCATTGCTTGACGAGCGAGACCGCAAAGCAGAAATTGCACGTTGCCAGACCGAATTAAAAGAATTCCTCTCAAAAGGGAGGGATGTGTTGCTCCATGTGGAGACTGGTGTGGGAGTCCCCGCTTCCAGGTCGGCCGACATTCCCTATATCATTGCCGACACACTCGGGGAGATTGCTTCCGATGCCATACAAGTCCACAGGCTCGAAGGTTTGGTCATGACAGGAGGCGATACAGCAAAAGCAATCGCCAAAAAGCTGGGTGTACAGGGGATGGAACTGGTCGGGGAGGCCGAACGGGGGCTTCCTATCTCAAGGTTGTTGGGGATGCCCGGACTCCTGGCTGTAACGAAAGCAGGTGCTTTTGGTACGGACCAATCACTCCTCCGCGCGTTAAAGCTTCTGAAAGGGGATGAGGAAACGTGA
- the larA gene encoding nickel-dependent lactate racemase, whose product MKTTLLYGQNGIEIEVPDHSFIVEPKDLPALEDYENALRNAIRNPIGTPPLKEQVKTTDKVAIVISDITRPTPNHILVPLLIEELNHLPLENFVVINGTGTHRDQTREEFVQMLGDWVVENIRIINNQCHDKETLVKVGHSRFGCDVYLNKDYVEADFRIVTGFIEPHFFAGFSGGPKGIMPGIAGIETIMTFHNARMIGDPQSTWGNMVNNPVQDMTREINTMCKPDFMLNVTLNKEKAITEVFAGELYEAHDKGCSFVKEHAMVRCEERFDVVITSNSGYPLDQNLYQAVKGMSAAQKIVKKGGAIIIASECSDGLPNHGNYSKIFELADNPQGLLELINNPEFKMFDQWQVQKQAVIQVWSDVYVYSVLTDEQVKGAMLKPTHNIEQTLEQLKQIHGRDMTVAVLPLGPLTIPYVEE is encoded by the coding sequence ATGAAAACGACATTGTTGTACGGACAGAACGGAATTGAGATTGAGGTGCCCGACCATTCCTTTATTGTCGAACCGAAAGACCTCCCAGCTTTGGAAGATTACGAGAATGCTTTAAGGAACGCGATACGTAATCCAATTGGAACACCTCCTTTAAAAGAACAAGTCAAAACCACCGATAAAGTAGCTATTGTCATCAGCGATATTACGAGACCAACCCCAAATCATATCCTCGTGCCTCTCTTAATTGAGGAATTGAATCATTTACCGCTTGAAAACTTTGTCGTTATCAATGGAACAGGTACCCATCGCGATCAGACAAGGGAAGAGTTTGTCCAAATGCTGGGCGATTGGGTCGTTGAGAATATACGGATTATTAATAATCAATGCCATGACAAGGAGACTCTGGTGAAAGTAGGACACAGTAGGTTTGGGTGTGATGTTTATTTGAACAAGGATTATGTAGAGGCCGATTTCCGCATTGTTACCGGCTTTATCGAACCTCACTTCTTTGCTGGGTTCTCAGGAGGGCCGAAAGGAATTATGCCAGGTATCGCTGGCATCGAAACCATTATGACCTTCCATAACGCCAGAATGATTGGCGATCCCCAATCCACATGGGGAAATATGGTGAACAATCCTGTTCAGGATATGACGAGGGAAATCAATACAATGTGTAAACCCGATTTTATGCTAAATGTGACGCTAAACAAGGAAAAAGCGATTACTGAAGTATTTGCAGGTGAATTATACGAGGCCCATGACAAAGGCTGTTCCTTTGTCAAAGAGCATGCGATGGTACGCTGCGAAGAACGATTCGATGTGGTCATCACTTCTAATTCCGGCTACCCACTAGACCAGAATTTGTACCAGGCCGTAAAGGGAATGAGCGCTGCACAGAAAATCGTAAAAAAAGGCGGGGCGATCATCATTGCTTCCGAATGTTCGGATGGCCTGCCGAATCACGGAAATTATTCGAAAATCTTTGAATTGGCGGATAACCCACAAGGATTGCTTGAGTTAATCAACAATCCTGAGTTCAAAATGTTTGACCAATGGCAAGTGCAGAAGCAGGCTGTTATCCAGGTATGGTCAGATGTGTATGTGTATTCTGTATTGACAGATGAGCAAGTAAAAGGCGCTATGCTAAAGCCGACCCACAATATCGAGCAGACGCTTGAGCAGTTGAAGCAAATCCATGGCAGAGACATGACTGTAGCTGTCCTTCCGTTGGGTCCACTCACAATTCCATATGTGGAAGAATGA
- a CDS encoding 2-keto-3-deoxygluconate permease — translation MKIKKTIEKVPGGLMVVPLMLGAFMNTIDQLHIPVVMDFLKGLGVSPTADGHYEFLRIGGFSEQLFKNGALTLIALFLFCAGSQMNFRVGGKALKKGVLLTSSKYLTGLFIGLLFGYFFDPFNGLLGLSTMAIIAAMTNGNGGMYAALTGQYGNRSDVGGVAVLSLNDGPFFTLMSLGLMGSNFPIIAFVAVLLPIGIGMILGNLDPDIREFLKPGEILPVPFFAFALGAGMNFANFFNPSVVAAGLTLGVLTVVLTGGTGMLVFKLFKEKSQIAPWAEASTAGNAVGTPAAIAAAAAVAAGSGMMSAEEAAKFEGIANLATAQISISVLTTAILCPIAVIMIDRYQQKRGINGKLEDPLEGSSAKKGIA, via the coding sequence ATGAAAATCAAGAAGACAATTGAAAAAGTTCCTGGCGGGTTAATGGTTGTGCCTTTGATGCTGGGGGCCTTTATGAATACGATTGACCAGCTTCATATTCCGGTGGTTATGGACTTCCTAAAAGGGCTTGGAGTATCTCCAACAGCTGATGGCCATTATGAATTTCTTCGCATTGGGGGCTTTTCGGAGCAGTTATTTAAAAATGGTGCCCTGACCCTGATTGCCTTATTCTTGTTTTGTGCAGGAAGCCAGATGAATTTCCGTGTTGGCGGGAAGGCACTTAAAAAAGGCGTATTGTTAACGTCCTCTAAATATTTAACAGGTCTATTCATTGGGTTGTTGTTCGGTTATTTCTTCGATCCGTTTAACGGCCTTCTCGGACTATCGACCATGGCAATCATTGCTGCAATGACTAATGGGAACGGCGGGATGTACGCTGCCTTGACCGGACAGTATGGTAACCGTTCTGATGTAGGAGGGGTTGCAGTTCTTTCTTTAAATGATGGTCCCTTCTTTACACTCATGTCACTAGGATTAATGGGTTCGAATTTTCCAATTATCGCCTTTGTTGCTGTTCTTCTGCCAATTGGTATTGGTATGATTCTCGGGAATCTCGATCCCGATATTCGTGAATTCTTGAAACCAGGTGAAATTCTCCCTGTACCGTTTTTCGCATTTGCCCTAGGAGCGGGAATGAACTTTGCAAACTTCTTTAACCCATCCGTAGTAGCTGCCGGTCTTACTCTAGGCGTTTTAACAGTAGTCCTGACGGGTGGAACTGGAATGCTTGTGTTCAAACTGTTTAAGGAAAAAAGTCAAATAGCTCCATGGGCTGAGGCATCGACAGCTGGGAATGCGGTAGGCACACCAGCTGCAATTGCTGCTGCAGCTGCGGTTGCTGCGGGTTCTGGCATGATGAGTGCGGAAGAAGCAGCAAAATTTGAGGGCATTGCTAACTTGGCAACCGCTCAAATTTCCATCTCGGTCCTTACAACAGCCATTCTTTGTCCAATTGCTGTTATTATGATTGACCGGTACCAGCAAAAACGCGGAATAAACGGAAAGCTCGAAGATCCATTAGAAGGTTCAAGTGCAAAAAAAGGAATTGCATAG